The genomic window aagctagtcacaaagGGACAAATCCTATGTGATTCCTCTTACACGAGGTACCCTAGAACAGTCAAGTTCATGGAGACAAAAAGTAAGAATAGTGGTTGTCGGGGCCTGGCAGGAGGTAGGAacagggagttagtgtttaatggggacagaacttcagtttgggaagatgaaaagttttctggagatggatggtggtgatggtcgcaCGATAATATGAAGGTGCCTCATGCCATGGAATTGAGCTCTTAAAAACAGGATGGTGAATTCTATGTTATATGTATTCCACCacagtttttagaaatttaattcaaattttaaaaatagggcgCAAAGAGGTGTGTACTGTTTGACTCCATATATTTAAGGTACAGCAATTGATCGATGGTGTTCGTcatcagaatagtggttaccctTGGGAGGGACGAGGCTCTGGGGGTGGTAATATTCTATCTCTTGATCTGGCTGTGAAGATATGGGCGTGCACAGTGTGTGAAATTCTCTGAGCTCTACATATGCCTGTCACACTTCAGAAAAGACTCCAAAAATGTACATCATGAGCCCGACAGCAGgctacagaatcagaatctctgaggatgGGACCTAGGGACCCTGCATCTTAATCCCCCTACCCTCTTCCAAGTTTTTCTTGGGAACACTGGACTTGGGGAATCTTTGCTAAAGGAGAGGGATTAGGGAACTATCCTCCCGATGATCAAGAATTCTGTTCTGCTCTAACAACAAATCTTCCTTAGGAAAGACATGCTTGACATCTTTGAGTCATTTAGCTTCTGTTGGGGAAATGCATGGTCATCTTTCAGATGTGGAGAAGTCAATGATGTATAGAagcatgtattttaatatattacattttaaaatagtatttttggtAATTCGTCATGCACACAATAGCTTACGAATATTTTACTGAGGTGCTGTAAAAACTGGCAGGTGCTAGGACCTAATGGAAATCAAGTATTCAGTAGGAGGGGAGACATAGCACCATGGGGCGTGGTGCCCTGTTAGCAGGTACAGAAAAGCCAGTTCTTCCACCTATAAGCTAATGAGACTCCATTTCAGCTCTCTCCACGCCATCTGCAAGGTATCAGCAGCTTTTACACTTGCTTGTTAAACCAAAAGCATGTTTCTGGCAAAGGCTTTATTGGAAGGGGCTGATCGGGGTCTTGGGGAAGCTCTTGGAGGCCTTCTTGGAGGAGGCGgtcagagaagaggaggaggaggtggaggaggaagaaatattGGCGGGATAGTTGGAGGCATTGTGAATTTCATCAGCGAGGCTGCCGCAGCTCAGTACACCCCAGAACCCCCTCCCACTCAGCAGCATTTCACCAACGTGGAGGCCAACGAAAGTGAGGAAGTTCGTCGGTTTCGGCAACAGTTTGCACAGCTGGCTGGGCCGGACATGGAGGTGGGTGCCACCGACCTAATGAATATTCTCAACAAAGTCCTTTCTAAGCACAAGGACCTGAAGACCGACGGCTTTAGTCTTGACACCTGCCGGAGCATCGTGTCTGTGATGGACAGTGACACGACCGGCAAGCTGGGCTTCGAAGAATTTAAGTACCTCTGGAACAACATCAAGAAATGGCAGTGCGTTTATAAGCAGTATGACAGGGACCATTCTGGGtctctgggaagttctcagctgcgAGGGGCTCTCCAGGCAGCAGGTTTCCAGCTAAACGAGCAACTTTACCAGATGATCATCCGCCGGTACGCCGACGAGGATGGAAGCATGGATTTCAACAATTTCATCAGCTGCCTGGTCCGCCTGGATGCCATGTTCCGTGCCTTCAAGTCTCTGGATAGAGGTGCAGGCGGCCTGGTTCAGGTGTCCATCCAAGAATGGCTGCAGCTGACCATGTATTCCTGAAGCGGGCAGCGAGAAGCCAGCGCCCTCCCGGAGGACGGGACCGCCAAGAGCCTAGCCGCGCCGCCTGCACGGAGGCTGATACCCTGCCCAACAGCTGTCATTTCCTGCGAGCTCTTGCACCGGCCTGGATGCTTCTGAACTGGGGCGGCCCTTTAAACAGCCTcattaaaacagattttctttttttttatgaaggaTGTTCTGAGTGGTTTGTATGTCAGCTTTTTGAGGTAGCGGACATATATGGACATATGCATGTGTGctgtggggcggggcggggcagggcccCAGCGGAGTAGATTTTAACGGGCCGTCGCTTATTTGGCGAGTGAGTTCCAAGGAGCAGGAAATTTGTTGTTATTGagagtgaaattttgaaaaactccTGGAACAAATCAAAAAAGCCCTCCAGAGAtctgttttccctttaaaaaggtgaggaggaggaaagtTCAAAATCTGTTTTCCTCTCATTTCACATCTGCTCTTTAcattatgtaagaaaaaaaaaagatgaattcctGGAAACCTATTTAACTGTATAGGAGCAGgttcagaaatgaggaaagaagcAGTTTCACAGGAGGGGGGTAGATACATGTAGCTCTCTAACATTCCAGAAttcttttattcctgtttctCTAGTAAAATAAGCATGCGACAACCTTGCTTTGATGTATTTGTAAAGAGGGTCAGGGCATTGGAGAATGAAGGGCGGACCTGTAATCCGAAATGTCACTCTTAATCATTCTTACACGCACGTATGCAAAATCAGGCATGCCACGTTCATGTTGGCTGGCTCTTGTCACGTCTTGCCCTGCCTCAGAGCTAGGAATATTTGTTTTGCTCCTCTTAGAAAACGGCAGATGGAAGAGAagtaagcaaagaaaaacaaaacgaaacaaaaagtAGAGCTTATTGCCGTCAGTTATTTGGAATATGAAGCGATATAGAGATACGTAAAGATTTATAAGTATTGCTGAGTTCGCAGCCCTGACTGCAATTCAGAATCAGAGAGAACTCTTCACGGATACTGATATCTGGCTCCCTTTCCAAATGAGTTAGAGAAAAATCTATCTCTAGAGGTAGGGCCCAGAGACGaggttttttattatgaatattattattattattactattattattattatttttaaatgtttatgtatttttgagggagaaagagagacagaacacgagtggggaaggggcagagaaagagagagagagacagaatccgaagcaggctccaggctctgagctgtcagcacagagcccgtagcaaggctcgaacccatgaaccatgacccgagctaaagtcggacccttaaccgaccgagccacccaggcgccctggagagATGAGTACTTTTAAAGCTCCCCCAGATGATTCCAGCAAGCATCCACGGTTGCCAGGCAGGGCAGCCGTGCTTTCTTGCGTGTGGCCCTCGGTTTGGCTCTTTCATTTTGATTCAGGTGATTATGGTGGGGCAGGCAGGATCCAGTAGACTCAGCTACGGGGGCTGCATGGGCAACCGCTCAGTCCCCTCGCCTGCTGTTTAATTGGCTTCTACCCCTCCTGCTTCTCTGGCTTTTCATGCGTTCCCCCTCTCTCCAAGGCTACCTTGGAGGGTCCTCCTGAGATTGAAGataaattcttccttcctctgttgaCTCATTTAGAGGAGAGCTTAACTATAGACCCGACGTAACTCCCCTGTTAACAGCCCGCGGCTACCTGGGAGCAATCCCCGGTGAAATTAGGAGAGGTCGGCATTTGGCCTCTTTgctcaccatcatcaccatcatatCATATTTATGCACCACCACGTGCGTATAATCCTGCCCTGAACCAAGCACAGAGACCGCCACGTCCACCTTCCGCCGGGGGCTTTGTAACTTAAGCCTGCTCTGGTGTGCTGCTTAGACCAGGTATGGTCATATCAGAATGAGGCTGCCGCCAGCAACCACACGTTAATGTCAGGATCCCTATTTTACAGTCCGCCCATTCAGATGTTAGGCATGAGTGTAGGAATATAGCCAAGAAAGGGGAAAGCCGCCAAGATGCCTTTTAAGGTCTCAGAATGTTAAGCttattatttaacctttctgcgTGATGGTTGTAGAAAGGGCAGCATAACTgcactgcactttttttttcctcgcttaattctaaatattttttggaagttAAGACAGTTACCTCAAGTGGGAGGCGGTATTAAGTATTTTTCTTGCTCCTCACGGGTCAAGGGATTATCTGCCCTTATGATTCTCTTCCTGACTGCACAGGGCAGAACATCCCACAGTTACttacatttctcttctcttctcttctgaatTTGTAGAACATTTGTACAGATAACCCCAGTCACTAGAGTAGACATTGGAAAATCCAATCCAAGctctggatttttttaagtacCCCAAACTTTGGCATTGTGCAGAAACAATAGCCACAAGTAACtgaatttcttagtttttatcCAACAGttgatgttttagtttttttatgtttatttatttttgagagagagagagacaaagagcatgagcagggaaggggcagagagagagggagacacagaacctgaaacaggctccaggctccgagctgtcagcacagagcctgatgcggggctcgaactcgtgaactgtgagatcatgacctgagctgaagtcggacgctcaaccgactgagccacccaggtgccccaaatgttcttttttcttaatgtttatttattttgagagagagagagagagagagacagagcatgaatggggggaggggcagagagagggagtcgcagaatccgaagcagggtccagactttgagccatcagcacagagcccgatacagggcttgaattcacagactgtgaggtcatgacctgagcggaagtcgggtgctcaacctactgagccactcaggaacccctaaAGGCACATTTTCAATGTAAGAGGGAGTATATATGtgatacacttttttaaatttaccatttCTACATGGAA from Panthera tigris isolate Pti1 chromosome E2, P.tigris_Pti1_mat1.1, whole genome shotgun sequence includes these protein-coding regions:
- the CAPNS2 gene encoding calpain small subunit 2; the protein is MFLAKALLEGADRGLGEALGGLLGGGGQRRGGGGGGGRNIGGIVGGIVNFISEAAAAQYTPEPPPTQQHFTNVEANESEEVRRFRQQFAQLAGPDMEVGATDLMNILNKVLSKHKDLKTDGFSLDTCRSIVSVMDSDTTGKLGFEEFKYLWNNIKKWQCVYKQYDRDHSGSLGSSQLRGALQAAGFQLNEQLYQMIIRRYADEDGSMDFNNFISCLVRLDAMFRAFKSLDRGAGGLVQVSIQEWLQLTMYS